From a region of the Deinococcus terrestris genome:
- the hisD gene encoding histidinol dehydrogenase — protein sequence MQVLQGDAARAALTRSFSEIPVPQSVLDRIQQTFGEPLTPEEVVSRILADVRARGDEALRDWTERLDGHRPEALEVSGTELEAAQIEPELHEAVRLAIRRVRAFYEQQPAHGFMQEGPDGTLGQLVRPLGRVGVYVPGGLAPLISTLIHTAVPAQVAGVPEIVVTTPPGRDGSVHPAILVAARELGITRVFRVGGAQAIGALAYGTASVPGVDKIAGPGNLFVVIAKRMVFGAVGIESLPGPTETLVVADDSADPRFVAADLLAQAEHLGAEPVLVSTSRDLLIEVQNQLDGQLEALPEPNRSWARDSVLSRMKIVLAADVDEALDLSNLYAPEHLCLLTRDPWSLLDGVRRAGGVFVGEASMEALGDYVAGPSHVMPTGGTARFMSPVNVRDFQNIISVVGVREETLRRIGPPAAILARAEGLEAHARAIESRLTPPPAPAHPEATLEAMADVSEEATSGL from the coding sequence ATGCAAGTCCTACAAGGCGACGCCGCCCGCGCGGCCCTGACCCGCAGCTTTTCCGAGATTCCCGTGCCCCAGAGCGTGCTGGACCGCATCCAGCAGACCTTCGGGGAGCCGCTGACCCCCGAGGAGGTCGTCTCACGCATCCTCGCGGACGTGCGGGCGCGGGGGGACGAGGCCCTGCGCGACTGGACCGAGCGGCTGGACGGCCACCGCCCGGAGGCGCTGGAGGTGTCTGGGACCGAGCTGGAGGCCGCGCAGATCGAGCCCGAGCTACATGAGGCCGTACGGCTCGCCATCCGCCGCGTCCGGGCCTTCTACGAGCAGCAGCCCGCGCACGGTTTCATGCAGGAGGGACCGGACGGCACGTTGGGGCAACTCGTGCGCCCGCTGGGACGGGTGGGCGTGTACGTGCCCGGTGGCCTCGCGCCGCTGATCTCCACCCTGATTCACACGGCGGTGCCCGCGCAGGTGGCGGGTGTGCCCGAGATCGTGGTGACGACGCCGCCCGGTCGGGATGGCTCGGTGCATCCGGCGATTCTGGTCGCGGCCCGCGAACTGGGCATCACGCGGGTCTTCCGGGTGGGCGGGGCACAGGCCATCGGGGCGCTCGCCTACGGCACCGCCAGCGTGCCCGGCGTGGACAAGATCGCGGGGCCGGGCAACCTCTTCGTGGTGATCGCCAAACGGATGGTCTTCGGCGCAGTGGGCATCGAGAGCCTGCCGGGGCCGACCGAGACGCTGGTGGTGGCCGACGACAGCGCGGACCCCCGTTTCGTGGCCGCCGACCTCCTCGCGCAGGCCGAGCACCTGGGGGCCGAACCCGTGCTGGTGTCCACCAGCCGCGACCTGCTGATCGAGGTGCAGAATCAGTTGGACGGCCAGTTGGAGGCCCTCCCCGAGCCGAACCGGAGTTGGGCGCGGGACAGCGTGCTAAGCCGGATGAAGATCGTTCTCGCCGCCGATGTGGACGAAGCGCTGGACCTGTCCAACCTGTACGCGCCCGAGCACCTCTGCCTGCTGACCCGCGACCCCTGGAGCCTGCTGGACGGAGTGCGCCGCGCCGGGGGCGTCTTTGTGGGCGAGGCGAGCATGGAGGCGCTGGGCGACTACGTGGCCGGACCCAGCCACGTGATGCCGACCGGGGGCACCGCCCGTTTCATGAGTCCGGTCAACGTGCGCGATTTCCAGAACATCATCTCGGTGGTGGGCGTGCGTGAGGAGACGCTGCGCCGCATCGGCCCCCCCGCCGCCATCCTCGCCCGTGCCGAGGGCCTGGAAGCCCACGCCCGCGCGATTGAAAGTCGCCTGACCCCGCCGCCCGCACCCGCCCACCCGGAAGCCACGTTGGAAGCGATGGCGGACGTGTCGGAGGAGGCGACTTCGGGCCTGTGA
- a CDS encoding ABC transporter ATP-binding protein: MSFTSPPALELLDLRKSFGGRVAVAGVSLTVPPGELYALLGPNGAGKTTTIRMIAGLTRPDGGTARLYGHDVTHDARAAKRQLAYLPDDPLLYGKLTPPEYLEFVAGLWEMDAREAAPEAERLLRWLNLWEHRRERTEGFSRGMKQKLALAGALIHRPRLMLLDEPLTGLDAAASRQVKDALREFVDGGGAVVLTTHILEVAERLADRLGIIAAGTLVAEGTPGELLARTGTGTLEDAFLSLTGLRVNAEDPVGTPA; the protein is encoded by the coding sequence ATGAGTTTCACTTCTCCCCCGGCCCTGGAACTGCTGGACCTGCGCAAGAGCTTCGGGGGGCGCGTGGCGGTCGCGGGCGTGAGCCTGACGGTGCCGCCGGGCGAGCTGTACGCGCTGCTGGGTCCCAACGGGGCGGGCAAGACGACCACCATCCGCATGATCGCGGGGCTGACCCGGCCCGACGGGGGCACGGCCCGCCTCTACGGGCATGACGTGACGCACGACGCCCGCGCCGCCAAGCGCCAGCTCGCCTACCTGCCCGACGACCCGCTGCTGTACGGCAAGCTGACCCCGCCCGAGTACCTGGAATTTGTGGCGGGGCTGTGGGAGATGGACGCCCGCGAGGCCGCCCCCGAAGCCGAGCGGCTGCTGCGCTGGCTGAACCTGTGGGAGCACCGCCGCGAGCGCACCGAGGGCTTCTCACGCGGGATGAAACAAAAGCTCGCGCTGGCCGGGGCGCTGATCCACCGCCCGCGCCTGATGCTGCTGGACGAGCCGCTGACCGGACTGGACGCGGCCGCCTCGCGGCAGGTCAAGGACGCGCTGCGCGAGTTCGTGGACGGGGGCGGCGCGGTCGTGCTGACCACCCACATTCTGGAGGTGGCCGAGCGGCTCGCCGACCGCCTCGGCATCATCGCGGCGGGGACGCTGGTGGCAGAGGGCACGCCGGGTGAGCTGCTGGCCCGCACCGGGACGGGCACGCTGGAAGACGCCTTCCTCAGCCTGACCGGGCTGCGCGTGAATGCCGAGGACCCCGTCGGGACCCCCGCGTGA
- a CDS encoding MFS transporter yields the protein MQAAPARVAARHATAVAVAVTAGHFINDAYGAMLTPLTPALQGKFGVSIAAVTLLSSVYSLTSSVLQPLLGILGERFDRRYAAALGPLMTGLGLTAMGFVPWFGALVLLVAVAGFGSGFFHPAGAAYVALSSPSEKRGLWASLFSAGGTAGMALGPVFAGVGLENLPWFALIGAVIAAITFAVTPSGRAEGRRVSLAEYAGIFRGPLVGLWAMAVLRSLASMGYNAMLPFILLGRGFGAREVGVTLAVYAVASAIGGIVGGRASDRYGRVPVLRAAILTTIPFFALLILSSPANWWFYPLTFLVGAAVNASVPVGVVAAQEYAPGHVAVASSIMMGFSWGFAGLLIFLVGALADVTTPTTAALVSLTLLLPSALIAYRLPEPKRGAFEG from the coding sequence ATGCAGGCCGCCCCCGCCCGAGTCGCCGCCCGTCACGCCACCGCCGTCGCCGTGGCCGTCACGGCGGGACACTTCATCAACGACGCCTACGGGGCGATGCTCACGCCCCTGACCCCGGCCCTTCAGGGCAAGTTTGGCGTATCTATCGCCGCCGTCACTCTGCTGTCCAGCGTCTACAGCCTGACCTCCAGCGTGCTGCAACCGCTGCTAGGGATTCTGGGCGAGCGTTTCGACCGTCGCTACGCCGCCGCCCTGGGGCCGCTGATGACGGGGCTGGGCCTCACGGCGATGGGGTTCGTGCCGTGGTTCGGGGCGCTGGTGCTGCTGGTGGCGGTCGCGGGATTCGGCAGCGGCTTTTTCCACCCGGCTGGGGCCGCCTACGTCGCCCTGAGCAGCCCCTCCGAGAAGCGGGGGCTGTGGGCCAGCCTGTTCAGTGCCGGGGGCACGGCGGGCATGGCGCTGGGGCCGGTGTTTGCGGGCGTAGGGTTGGAGAACCTGCCCTGGTTCGCCCTGATCGGGGCCGTGATCGCGGCGATTACCTTTGCCGTTACCCCCTCCGGCCGGGCCGAAGGGCGCCGGGTGTCGCTGGCCGAATACGCGGGCATTTTCCGGGGGCCGCTCGTAGGTCTCTGGGCGATGGCGGTGCTGCGCTCGCTCGCCAGCATGGGGTACAACGCGATGCTGCCCTTCATCCTGCTGGGGCGGGGCTTCGGGGCGCGGGAGGTCGGGGTCACGCTGGCCGTCTACGCCGTCGCCAGCGCCATCGGCGGCATCGTGGGGGGGCGGGCGAGCGACCGTTACGGGCGGGTTCCCGTGTTGCGGGCGGCCATCCTGACGACCATTCCCTTTTTCGCGCTGCTGATCCTGTCGAGTCCGGCGAACTGGTGGTTCTACCCGCTCACGTTCCTGGTCGGGGCGGCGGTGAATGCCAGTGTCCCGGTCGGCGTGGTCGCCGCGCAGGAGTACGCGCCGGGGCATGTCGCGGTGGCGAGCAGCATCATGATGGGGTTTTCGTGGGGGTTCGCGGGGTTGCTGATCTTTCTGGTGGGGGCGCTGGCGGATGTGACGACGCCGACGACGGCGGCGCTGGTCAGTCTGACGTTGCTGCTTCCCAGTGCGCTGATCGCGTACCGGTTGCCGGAGCCGAAGCGGGGGGCGTTCGAGGGCTGA
- a CDS encoding isoprenylcysteine carboxyl methyltransferase family protein, translating to MKARTLAPWLFGFLMVQRLLELRVARANERWAREHGAVEYGREHYPLFFLLHPAWMLGLLWEGRRARGGVNWGALLLFVLAQPLRYWVIRTLGRYWNTRILIVPGGERVTGGPFQYVRHPNYAVVALELASGPLAVGAWRTALAGTLLNAALLLLIRIPAEERALRGYREATPEA from the coding sequence GTGAAGGCCCGCACCCTCGCTCCCTGGCTCTTCGGCTTCCTGATGGTGCAGCGCCTCCTCGAACTGCGGGTGGCCCGCGCCAACGAGCGCTGGGCGCGGGAGCACGGCGCGGTGGAGTACGGCCGCGAGCATTACCCCCTCTTTTTCCTGCTGCACCCGGCCTGGATGCTGGGCCTGCTGTGGGAGGGCCGCCGCGCCCGGGGCGGGGTGAACTGGGGAGCACTGCTGCTGTTCGTGCTGGCTCAGCCGCTGCGCTACTGGGTCATTCGCACGCTGGGGCGCTACTGGAACACCCGCATCCTGATCGTGCCGGGGGGCGAGCGGGTCACCGGGGGGCCGTTTCAGTACGTCCGGCATCCCAACTACGCGGTCGTGGCGCTGGAACTCGCTTCCGGGCCGCTGGCGGTGGGGGCGTGGCGTACGGCGCTGGCGGGGACGCTGCTCAACGCCGCCCTGCTGCTCCTGATCCGCATCCCCGCCGAGGAGCGGGCATTGCGGGGCTACCGCGAGGCGACCCCCGAGGCCTGA
- the meaB gene encoding methylmalonyl Co-A mutase-associated GTPase MeaB, protein MTSPDLVARFRAGDPRALARAITLAESGLDTARPVLRAARERPDRAVVLGVTGSPGSGKSTLTDALIAALRVRGERVAVLAVDPSSPYSGGAILGDRIRMLRHHGDSGVFVRSLASRGALGGLSPRTLPVLALLEGAGFDWVILETVGVGQSEVDVAAVCDHTLLVLTPAGGDGVQAFKAGIMEIADVIAVNKADLPGADRTVRELLAAQGLGAHDEHTWFAPVRRTVAQAGEGVEAVLEAVLAHRAHLGEEGLHARRAERAEFEVRTLVQERVLKRAREASGDLYARVARGELDADAAADALLAGEAVR, encoded by the coding sequence TTGACCTCCCCCGACCTCGTGGCCCGCTTCCGCGCCGGGGACCCCCGCGCCCTGGCCCGCGCGATCACGCTGGCGGAGAGCGGCCTGGACACCGCACGTCCTGTTCTGCGGGCCGCCCGCGAGCGCCCGGACCGTGCCGTCGTGCTGGGCGTGACGGGCAGCCCCGGCAGCGGCAAGAGCACCCTCACCGACGCCCTGATCGCCGCGCTGCGGGTGCGGGGCGAGCGGGTGGCCGTCCTTGCGGTGGACCCCAGCAGTCCCTACTCGGGGGGCGCGATTCTGGGCGACCGCATCCGCATGTTGCGCCACCACGGCGACTCCGGCGTCTTCGTGCGGTCGCTCGCCAGCCGCGGCGCCCTGGGCGGCCTCTCGCCGCGCACCCTGCCCGTGCTCGCGCTGCTGGAGGGGGCGGGCTTCGATTGGGTGATCTTGGAGACAGTGGGCGTTGGACAGTCCGAAGTAGACGTGGCGGCCGTGTGCGACCACACCCTGCTCGTCCTGACCCCGGCGGGCGGGGACGGCGTGCAGGCGTTCAAGGCCGGAATCATGGAGATCGCGGACGTGATCGCCGTGAACAAGGCCGACCTGCCCGGCGCCGACCGTACCGTGCGCGAACTGCTCGCCGCGCAGGGTCTTGGCGCCCACGACGAGCACACCTGGTTCGCCCCGGTGCGCCGCACAGTCGCGCAGGCGGGCGAGGGGGTGGAGGCCGTGCTGGAGGCGGTCCTAGCCCACCGCGCCCATCTGGGTGAGGAAGGGCTGCACGCCCGCCGAGCGGAGCGGGCCGAGTTCGAGGTGCGGACGCTGGTGCAGGAGCGGGTGCTCAAGCGGGCACGGGAGGCCAGCGGCGACCTGTATGCGCGGGTGGCACGGGGCGAACTGGACGCGGACGCAGCGGCCGACGCATTGCTGGCGGGCGAGGCGGTCCGGTGA
- a CDS encoding histidine phosphatase family protein, giving the protein MKRYRPPTGFRLPDRRTATEFWVVRHGESTWNADGRYQGQTDVPLSHIGVLQAAALAERLTGQHFDAVYTSDLTRASQTAEAVAERLAGQPTVQAEPGLREIDVGELGGLVVADIARQHPEYLRDLQADPWGTRRPGGESMADLFARCGDTFERLRGRHAGGRVLVFTHGGVVRVAVGLALGGVPGHAWARLSVTNTSITRVLLGEDSGTLLGFNDDAHLEDLIEATEVDDVLGQAP; this is encoded by the coding sequence TTGAAGAGGTACCGTCCCCCCACCGGCTTCCGGCTGCCCGACCGCCGCACCGCGACCGAGTTCTGGGTGGTGCGGCACGGCGAGAGCACCTGGAACGCGGACGGACGCTACCAGGGCCAGACCGACGTGCCCCTCAGCCACATCGGGGTCTTGCAGGCGGCGGCGCTGGCCGAGCGGCTGACCGGGCAGCACTTCGACGCGGTGTACACCAGCGACCTGACCCGCGCCTCGCAGACCGCCGAGGCGGTGGCCGAGCGGCTGGCCGGGCAGCCCACCGTGCAGGCCGAGCCGGGGCTGCGCGAGATCGACGTGGGTGAGCTCGGCGGGCTGGTCGTGGCCGACATCGCGCGGCAGCACCCCGAGTACCTGCGCGACCTCCAGGCCGATCCCTGGGGCACCCGGCGCCCCGGCGGTGAGAGCATGGCGGACCTGTTTGCCCGCTGCGGGGACACCTTCGAGCGCCTGCGGGGGCGGCACGCGGGGGGGCGGGTCCTCGTCTTCACGCACGGCGGCGTGGTGCGGGTGGCGGTGGGGCTGGCACTGGGGGGGGTGCCGGGCCACGCCTGGGCCCGCCTGAGCGTGACGAACACCTCCATCACCCGCGTCCTGCTGGGCGAGGACAGCGGCACCCTGCTGGGGTTCAACGACGACGCGCACTTGGAGGACCTGATCGAGGCCACCGAGGTGGACGACGTGCTGGGGCAGGCGCCTTGA
- the purM gene encoding phosphoribosylformylglycinamidine cyclo-ligase: MTQGNTDAAPAYERAGVNIDAGHRAVALMKEAVARTHTPNVLGGLGGFGGLFRASFGEMADPILVASTDGVGTKTRVAVRTGRVGGLGADIVHHCVNDILVQGARPLFFLDYVATSRLIPEQVAAIVTGAAEACEALGVALLGGETAEMPGVYTEGELDLVGTIVGVVDRSRLIDGSRIQVGDTVIALPSSGLHTNGYSLARMALDELDWAEARADLGGERLEDLLTVPHRAYLRAFDALTGAGVDVRGMAHITGGGLVDNPPRVFPAGLGMRVDTRSWTVPPVFELIVRRAGMDRTEAFRALNMGVGFLFIVGPEEQEAALSALRGAGESPWVIGEMVPGEGVTLAGLNEAGLGGASS, encoded by the coding sequence ATGACGCAAGGCAACACGGACGCGGCCCCCGCCTACGAGCGGGCAGGCGTGAACATCGACGCGGGGCACCGGGCGGTTGCCCTGATGAAGGAGGCGGTCGCCCGCACCCACACCCCCAACGTGCTGGGCGGGCTGGGCGGCTTCGGGGGGCTGTTCCGCGCCAGCTTCGGGGAGATGGCAGACCCCATCTTGGTCGCCTCCACTGACGGGGTGGGCACCAAGACGCGGGTGGCCGTCCGCACCGGGCGGGTCGGTGGCCTGGGGGCCGACATCGTCCACCACTGCGTGAACGACATTCTGGTGCAGGGGGCGCGGCCCCTCTTTTTCCTGGACTACGTGGCGACCTCGCGCCTGATCCCGGAGCAGGTCGCCGCCATCGTGACGGGCGCGGCGGAGGCGTGCGAGGCCCTCGGCGTGGCCCTGCTGGGCGGCGAGACGGCCGAGATGCCCGGCGTGTATACCGAAGGCGAACTCGACCTCGTGGGCACCATCGTGGGTGTCGTGGACCGCTCCCGGTTGATTGACGGTTCGCGGATTCAGGTGGGCGACACCGTGATTGCCCTGCCCAGCAGCGGCCTGCACACCAACGGCTACAGCCTCGCGCGGATGGCGCTGGATGAGCTGGACTGGGCCGAAGCGCGGGCCGACCTCGGCGGCGAGCGGCTGGAAGACCTGCTGACCGTGCCGCACCGGGCCTACCTGAGAGCCTTTGACGCCCTGACCGGAGCCGGGGTGGACGTGCGCGGCATGGCCCACATCACCGGGGGCGGGCTGGTGGACAACCCGCCGCGCGTCTTCCCGGCGGGGCTGGGGATGCGGGTGGACACCAGGTCGTGGACGGTGCCGCCCGTCTTCGAGCTGATCGTGCGCCGGGCCGGGATGGACCGGACCGAGGCGTTTCGGGCGCTGAATATGGGCGTGGGCTTCCTCTTCATCGTGGGGCCGGAGGAGCAGGAAGCAGCGCTCTCGGCCCTGCGCGGGGCAGGCGAGTCGCCCTGGGTGATCGGGGAGATGGTGCCCGGCGAGGGCGTGACGCTGGCGGGTCTGAATGAGGCCGGGCTGGGCGGGGCCTCCTCTTGA
- a CDS encoding TVP38/TMEM64 family protein, whose product MTSAPLPPRRAAVAALRWILPGVVVLGLTAAALTPDARAFLGEGWEALTSSDPAVTRAFVEDLGWAGPLALLAGFVLQAAVPVLPALVMTAVTARAYGPVEGFLLVYLGTLLGAAAGYGLGRALGDTLVRALAGERARQTAHTFAERYGLQGVLLVRLMPVLSADVLNLVAGAAGMGFRPFMVATAAGALPVTALVVWLSGSATRMAWGLGLLSAVVGLVVLGRWWALRRSGARG is encoded by the coding sequence ATGACCTCCGCGCCCCTCCCTCCCCGCCGAGCAGCGGTCGCGGCGTTGCGGTGGATTCTGCCCGGCGTGGTTGTGCTGGGGCTGACTGCCGCCGCACTGACGCCGGACGCGCGGGCCTTCTTGGGCGAGGGCTGGGAGGCCCTGACCTCCAGCGACCCGGCGGTCACCCGCGCCTTTGTGGAGGACCTGGGCTGGGCCGGGCCGCTGGCGCTGCTGGCAGGGTTCGTGCTGCAAGCGGCGGTGCCCGTGCTGCCCGCCCTGGTGATGACGGCGGTGACGGCCCGCGCCTACGGCCCGGTCGAGGGCTTCTTGCTGGTCTACCTGGGCACGCTGCTGGGCGCCGCCGCCGGGTACGGTCTGGGCCGGGCGCTGGGGGACACGCTGGTGCGGGCCTTGGCGGGCGAGCGGGCGCGGCAGACGGCCCACACTTTTGCCGAGCGCTACGGCCTGCAAGGGGTGCTGCTGGTGCGGCTGATGCCGGTCCTCTCGGCCGACGTGCTCAATCTGGTCGCGGGCGCGGCGGGCATGGGCTTCCGGCCCTTCATGGTGGCGACGGCGGCCGGGGCACTGCCGGTCACGGCGCTGGTGGTGTGGCTCAGCGGTTCGGCCACGCGGATGGCCTGGGGGCTGGGGCTTCTGTCGGCCGTGGTGGGACTGGTCGTCCTGGGACGCTGGTGGGCACTGCGCCGGAGTGGGGCGAGGGGCTGA
- a CDS encoding polyprenyl synthetase family protein: MHPDLLTRVLSLLPPPQPEEATRPELAHFHAMLRDYPQRGGKGIRSALLLASARAHGARPGTPAWEGALWLAAGLELFQNWVLIHDDIEDDSEERRGQPALHRLHGVPLAINAGDALHAYMWAAVHRAGVPGGMEEFLAMIHRTAEGQHLDLSWVESGEWALTGADYLEMVRLKTAHYTVVVPLRLGALSAGHPPDERLTLAGLKLGAAFQIRDDVLNLLGDAAQYGKEIGGDLLEGKRTLIVLHWLETAPADQKALFLEQMARPRADKDADAVAQIHRWLLESGSVTHAQAHADAEAREGLALLEEALAEAPDPQAARELLDTVRGLATREA; encoded by the coding sequence ATGCACCCCGACCTGCTGACCCGCGTGCTGTCGCTGCTGCCCCCCCCGCAGCCGGAGGAGGCGACCCGGCCCGAACTGGCCCACTTCCACGCCATGCTGCGCGACTACCCGCAGCGCGGGGGTAAGGGCATTCGTTCGGCGCTGCTGCTGGCCTCCGCGCGGGCACACGGGGCGCGGCCCGGCACCCCCGCGTGGGAGGGGGCGCTGTGGCTCGCGGCGGGCCTGGAGCTGTTTCAGAACTGGGTGCTGATCCACGACGACATCGAGGACGACTCGGAGGAGCGCCGGGGCCAGCCTGCCCTGCACCGCCTGCACGGGGTCCCGCTGGCAATCAACGCGGGCGACGCCCTGCATGCCTACATGTGGGCGGCCGTTCACCGCGCCGGGGTGCCGGGCGGCATGGAGGAGTTCCTGGCGATGATTCACCGCACCGCCGAGGGCCAGCACTTGGACCTGAGCTGGGTGGAGAGCGGCGAGTGGGCGCTCACCGGGGCCGACTATCTGGAGATGGTCCGGCTGAAAACCGCCCACTACACCGTGGTCGTCCCGCTGCGGCTGGGCGCCCTCTCCGCCGGGCACCCCCCCGACGAGCGGCTCACCCTGGCGGGGCTGAAGCTCGGCGCGGCCTTCCAGATTCGGGACGACGTGCTCAACCTGCTGGGCGACGCCGCGCAGTACGGCAAGGAGATCGGCGGCGACCTGCTGGAGGGCAAGCGCACCTTGATCGTGCTGCACTGGCTGGAGACGGCCCCGGCGGACCAGAAGGCTCTCTTTCTGGAGCAGATGGCCCGCCCCCGCGCCGACAAGGACGCGGACGCCGTCGCCCAGATTCACCGCTGGCTGCTGGAGAGCGGCAGCGTCACCCACGCCCAGGCCCACGCCGACGCCGAGGCGCGGGAGGGGCTGGCGCTGCTGGAGGAGGCGCTGGCCGAAGCTCCTGACCCACAAGCCGCCCGCGAGTTGCTGGACACGGTGCGCGGATTGGCGACGCGGGAGGCGTAA
- a CDS encoding endonuclease V yields MLAADVGYSPGWAKAAGILFREWTDEHPERVVTAHLASPEEYLPGQFYRRELPALLSVIGPVLLETHTVVIDGYVWLGSERRPGLGLHLWEALERRIPVIGVAKTRFQGTPEETEVLRGTSGSPLFVTAVGLSLEEAKGHLKGMAGKHRLPTLLKEVDRLSRSG; encoded by the coding sequence ATTCTCGCTGCCGATGTGGGCTACTCGCCGGGCTGGGCGAAGGCGGCAGGCATCCTGTTCCGGGAGTGGACCGACGAGCACCCGGAGAGGGTCGTCACCGCCCACCTCGCCTCCCCCGAGGAGTACCTGCCTGGGCAGTTCTACCGGCGCGAGCTGCCCGCCCTGCTGAGCGTGATCGGGCCTGTCTTGCTCGAGACGCACACGGTCGTGATCGACGGGTACGTGTGGCTGGGGAGCGAACGGAGACCTGGCCTCGGGCTGCACCTGTGGGAAGCGCTGGAAAGGAGAATCCCGGTCATCGGCGTTGCCAAGACGAGATTTCAGGGGACACCGGAGGAGACGGAGGTGTTGCGTGGGACAAGCGGGAGCCCCCTGTTCGTCACCGCCGTCGGCCTTTCGCTGGAGGAGGCGAAAGGACACCTCAAAGGGATGGCGGGCAAGCACCGCCTCCCCACGCTGCTCAAAGAGGTCGACAGGCTCAGCCGCTCCGGCTGA
- a CDS encoding N-formylglutamate amidohydrolase, with amino-acid sequence MTPARGDLLILAPHPSGALPADVLREMLGDEVFDTGKREALLRRVFLEGDPYTDLIFALPGARFLQAPWSRFAADLNRHRNDEADNGVVKLTDFARQPLYPAGFTLSPGAREARLRRVWDAFDRQVETEIAGARLMIVGHAMASHGPALGPDTGVPRPALTIMPGTAGSPTFPPELWERLRGACETAFSPLLTGNLKRVAVGDPWTTDTLSARWTARTGVPAFGLEVNVGLYFPEWGVPDGAALRELNAGFGRFADAALGLLG; translated from the coding sequence ATGACCCCTGCCCGAGGCGACCTGCTGATCCTGGCCCCCCACCCGTCCGGGGCGCTGCCCGCCGACGTGCTGCGCGAGATGCTGGGCGATGAGGTGTTCGACACCGGGAAGCGCGAGGCCCTGCTGCGCCGCGTCTTTCTGGAGGGGGACCCCTACACCGACCTGATTTTCGCGCTGCCCGGCGCCCGCTTCCTGCAAGCGCCGTGGAGCCGCTTCGCCGCCGACCTGAACCGTCACCGTAACGACGAGGCCGACAACGGCGTGGTCAAGCTGACCGACTTCGCCCGCCAGCCCCTCTACCCGGCGGGCTTCACGCTGTCGCCGGGGGCGCGGGAGGCCCGGCTGCGGCGTGTCTGGGACGCCTTTGACCGGCAGGTGGAGACCGAGATCGCGGGAGCGCGGCTGATGATCGTGGGGCACGCGATGGCCTCGCACGGCCCGGCGCTGGGGCCGGACACCGGGGTACCCCGCCCGGCGCTGACGATCATGCCGGGGACGGCGGGCAGTCCGACCTTTCCCCCTGAGCTGTGGGAGAGGTTGCGTGGGGCGTGCGAGACGGCCTTCTCCCCACTGCTGACCGGCAACCTCAAGCGGGTGGCGGTGGGCGACCCCTGGACCACCGACACGCTGAGCGCCCGCTGGACCGCGCGGACCGGGGTGCCCGCCTTCGGACTGGAGGTCAACGTGGGGCTGTATTTCCCCGAGTGGGGGGTGCCGGACGGGGCGGCGCTGCGCGAGTTGAACGCGGGCTTCGGGCGCTTCGCGGACGCGGCGCTGGGGCTGCTGGGATAA